TGACTTGCTTTTGCAGGATCAACAGATAATCCAACGACAGCAATCGTTTTGCTCTGTTTTAATATGTCCGAAATTTGTTGGTCATTCAAGATTGCTCATCCTTTCTTTATGACTCAAATGTATATACTGAGTTTTTGGATGGCTCCCAAAAACACTTAACGCCATATTTTCCCGATTTGGTTTGGAAAATACCGATAAACGCGGGAGACATAACTTCATGCAAGTAGTTGTCCGTCAGACGGGTTACCAGGCAATTTGCCTGAAAACGACTGTTATACAACTTTGTAAAGTATACCCAAGCCATAAAATTCAATACGCCCTTTCCGATATACGATAGCATTTGGTATTCTACAGTATATCCAAAAAAGAGCGTAATCATGGCTGCAATACAAACCAAAAAACACCAGCTATCTATGCAATTGGCAGAATAACAGTAAAGACAGTGCCGATGCCTTCTTCACTCTCCACAAGTACTTCCCCGTGATGTGACTCGACGATATTCTTTACGATTGACAAACCCAGACCGGTACCGCCCTTGCTTCGCGTCCGCGCTTTATCAACCTTGTAAAACCTCTCCCAAATAAACGGAAGATCAGCAGCAGGTATGCCAGTCCCTGTATCTGCGATTTGCATTTTGCAAAAATCCCCGGTTCTATGCAAACGAAGTCTGACAGATCCATCTTCCTGAGTATGGCGAATCGCATTGTCTACCAAATTGATTACAACCTGTTCAAGCCTGTCTTCACTGCCTTTTACGATATAAGTTTCACTCTCGGCTACTTCAGTTACCAACTGAATATTGCGCTCGGCAGCTAATGCCGAGTACTTTCTAGCAACACGCTTCACCAATTGATCGACATCTACAGGATCGTCATCTGCAAAAAATTGACCGGACTGGAGTTGGGCCAGATCCAACAGGTCATTGACCAAACGGCGCATGCGAAGCGTTTCGTCCAAAATAATCGATGTAAGTTCCCGCCGTTGTTCAGGGTCGTCATCGAACCCATCCAATAAAGCTTCACTGTAGCCTTGCAACATGGCTAAGGGCGTCCGTAATTCATGTGACACGTTTGCCACGAAATCTTTCCGCAATCGATCCAGTGTACGCTCCTCTGTCACATCTCGCAATACTGCCACAGCACCTCGCAAAGTTTTTGCCGTGTGTTCGTATAGAGGTGTCATCGTAACAATAATGGTTCGACCTTGCCATGTCATTTCATACTCTTGTACTTCATGGCTCACCAGAACTCGTTGTTCCAGTTCAAACAACTCTTTGGGCAATTGGTTATTATCCAATTTGCCTTGTTCAGACAGAAAAAATGTCCGCAGCCATTTTTTTGCGCTCGGATTGGCAAGCGTAATCCAACCGTTCAAATCGGCGGAAATCACAGCATCTTCCATACTTGTAATGATGCCTGAAAGCTGCTCTTTCTCTTTGGAGACATCCTCGATTGTCGATTTTAAACGATTGGCCAAATAGTTGAATGTCATGCCTAATCGTCCGACTTCATCACGAGTCGTGACATTGACTTCTCCCTGAAAGTCCCCGACTGCCATGCGTTCCGCCACTTCATTCATTTTCAGCAAAGGCCTGGACAAATTTTTGGACACGACAAACGCAAGTCCTGTAGTTAATACGACACCCAGACCTACTGCAAATAAAATCAGATCGCTGATGTATTTGCGCGGACCTTCTGTCACATCGACCGATTGATTTAAAACCAGAAACCCTTGCAGCGAATGTTGTTTCATAATGGGTGCATATACCCACCAACTGTCAGTTTGCTGCTCTTTTGACAGTTGACCCGTCGTATCGAGTATGGAAGCAGGCGTTCTACGGGCAACCGGTCGGCCTGTCAGAACATCTTGGCGTTCAGTGGCTGTAAGAGCACTTAAAATTTCCTTTGTCTTTACATCTTTTCCAAGCCTACCCGTAATATAAGAAACGGTACTGTGGGATTGATACGCGAGTTGATGTGCCAAAGAAACGCCCAAATTGCTTTGCGGCACTTCTGATAACACAGTGGCAATCTCAACGCCCCGATCCTCAATCAACGTTTTCTGTGAATTAAAAATGTAACTGTCAAACAGTTGCTGCAAATAAAAAGATAGAATTACAAGTACGACAATGACCAGACCGATAATGGTCAGCCAAAGTTTTGCAACAATACTATTCCGAATCACTCTGGCACCTCAAATTTATATCCGACTCCCCAAACGGTAACGATCATTGCTGCCACATCTTCCGACACGTGTCCCAATTTTTCACGAAGGCGCTTGATATGTGTGTCCACTGTCCGTTGATCTCCATAGAATTGATAATTCCAGACATCCCGCAACAATTCTTCTCGACTGAACACTTTTTCCGGTCGGGAAGCGAGATAGCAAAGCAATTCATACTCTTTGGGTGTTAGACTGACTTCTTCTTCTTGAACATTGACCTTACGGGATTCCAAATGTATCGTTAAATGCGGAAACGTCATGATTTGGGAAATATTAGTCGTTGCGTTGATGGCTGTCCCTGCTTGGCTGCGCTTTAAAAGTGCTTTTACACGCATGACAAGCTCACGCGGACTAAAAGGTTTGACCACATAATCATCGGCCCCAAGCTCAAAACCATGGATCCGATTCACTTCATCACCTGAAGCAGTTAACATAATGACCGGAGTATCTTTATGTTGACGCAATTCCGCACAAACATTCCGACCATCCATACCTGGCAGCATCAGATCTAAAATAATTACGCTATAATCATGATTTAACGCTTTTTCAAGGGCCTCTTCTCCATTTTCCGCTTCTTCCACGAAAAAAGAATTGCGCTCCAAATACATTTTTACCAATCTGCGGATTCTTTCTTCGTCGTCGACAACTAGTACTTTCGGTTGCAATTCTGGCATGTCGGATCATCCCTTCTATACAAAAACAAAAGATTTCTTTTCTATAGGATTCAGAATTATGCAAATCCTATTGTGTATCAAAATGCGACATATTTCAACACGTCACTTATTCTGTACGCGTAATAAAAGTCCTTTTGTAAATGATTGAAAAACGTAAAAAAACTAAAACACATACTTTCATTTAGGTTTTTTCCACTTTTCGCGTACTGTGCTGCATACGTGCGTATAGGAATCGTACTGACTGAACAATATCAACTACATGGAAGCTCCGGCATAGGAGTGAAGACCTACAATCATAAAATTGACGCCGACCAAGAGAAACAATATGACTACAAATCCGGCCACTGCCATCCATGCAGATTTTTTCCCCTCCCATCCTTTCGTCAATCGCAAATGCAAGTACGCTGTATAGTATAACCAAGTAATCAATGCCCAAGTTTCTTTAGGATCCCATGACCAATAGGATCCCCAGGCTTCTTGCGCCCATAACATGGCAAATACCAGCGCGCCGAGTGTAAACACAGGGTACCCGATTGCAATCGCACGATAGCTTAATTCATCCAATATGGAAGCGTCTAATTCTTTCACCCATTTGCCGACGACTTCTACCAATGGATGACGGAGCAGCATGCGCAACCCAATATACAATACACTCCCGCCAAATAATGACCAAAGAACGGTATTTAACTTTAATACCTGATTGACAGCTTGCAAGGACGATGGAATCTTCACGAGTGGCAACGGGAGGCCGATCCAATGTGTGATACTGCCGCTCTTGGAAGAGCCGATCAGCGGCGGGAGGTCGTATGCCAATCCCGATCCCTGATCTTCCACCGAATAGTGAAGAAATTTAAATAGTAAACTTACCAAGACAAAGGAAAATAACGTAAGAAACAGAAACAATGTAAACTCCAAAAACTTTGTCGAGGAATTTTTTTCATGCATGTTTGTTACGTTCAGCAGATACATAAATGCGGCCGCAAATCCGATCGTTAAAATTCCTTCCCCTAATGCGGCAGTCGATACATGAATATTGAGCCAATAGCTTTGTAAGGCCGGTATCAGCGGCATTTCACGTGTCGGGAAAACGGACGCGTAACCGAGAATCACAACGCCAATAGGACTTGCGAATGCACCTAAAACCGTAAATTTATAAAAAGCGTTAATCGTGACAAACGCCAGCATGATGCAAAAGGCCCAAAAGCTCATATATTCAAACATATTGGAGACAGGAATATGTTGCTCCACCAGCCCGCGCAGGAGTATGGCAAGTAAATGAGCGACAACACCAACGATTGCCGAACGATATCCCCAATGCGTCCAAATATTGCCTTTGGACAAAGGATGTTTGAAGCGGATCTTTTTCCCTGTTACGCCAATGATATACAAAATGGTAGAAAACATATATCCGAAAAACGATACGACATATAACCAATTACTTACGCTTAACAACAATACTCCCCCCTTCCCCCATCGGCAATCCCAATTGACCGGAAATGACCGTTTCCAGTTCTCTGCTTAACCCTAGCCAGTTTTTGTTTGTCTGTGCCCCAATATGGAGTACCCCTTCTTCCCGCCGGCCCCAAATCAGACGATGTTGAAAATAAAAGGAAAGGATCAATCCAAGCACGATGATAACACATCCAAAATATACAATTGGAACACCCAGATCTTTGTGAACCCGCAAAATCGTCGGCTGATTTTTTACAATATCCCGAATCATAAACTCAACCGGTGTTCCTTTTTCCAAGTGTGACAAGATGGGAAAGAACGCAAAAAACGCTTGCGGACTGGGTTTTGCAATCCCTGGTCCTTCCACTTGAAATAAAAACGTAGGCTTTCGCGGAACATTGGATTCCGTTGTCGGCTGATTGTTCTCCATTTTAAATTCCGGATAATAATTGACAACATGAATCGTATAGGCACCGGAATGGTAGGCAAATTTGGGATGTGCAAAATCTACGGGAAACGATCCCAATATTTGTTTGCTTCCGGGTTTTGAAAATGTGATTGTCGCGGTTTCAAAGTATGGGTCTTCAAAACTCGATTGCAAGAACTGAAGATGGTCAAATTCCAGCGCATGATTGACTTGAATATTTGCAGTTTTAACAATTTTTTGATTGCGCACGATGGATACCTTTGTTTCATACAAGCTTGGTCGTCCGTCTGTATAATAGTGAATCGTGAATTTGTCGTTGCGAATGGAAAAATTGGTATGTGGAACCTGAACGGTCTGACCTTCCGGAATCGCCAGCATTGTGTCAAAGTACCACCCGGGAATCACTCGCGAGAAGGCTCCGGCAATAACGATGAGCAAACCCACGTGCAGAATATAAGGACCGAAACGGGAAAAACGGCCTTTTTCCGCCAAAAAGGAATCTCCATCCGTTTTTAGTTTGTAACGTTTTTGGGACAAAGTCTTCATAAGCTTGGTAAAAGCGGAATTTGTACCGGCGCTTTCGGGAACCCCTTCACAGGCATCGGAAAATGGCAGTTGCTCGGAAATTTGTACATATATCTTTCGTTGCTGCAACCACAGGACCGATTTTTGCACGACTTGATGCTGCAACGATTTGTATAGTGGAACAATCCGTTCCCAACTGCATATCACTAGCGATGTCGCCAAAAGCAAAAGCAAAGTCA
Above is a window of Fodinisporobacter ferrooxydans DNA encoding:
- a CDS encoding ATP-binding protein — protein: MIRNSIVAKLWLTIIGLVIVVLVILSFYLQQLFDSYIFNSQKTLIEDRGVEIATVLSEVPQSNLGVSLAHQLAYQSHSTVSYITGRLGKDVKTKEILSALTATERQDVLTGRPVARRTPASILDTTGQLSKEQQTDSWWVYAPIMKQHSLQGFLVLNQSVDVTEGPRKYISDLILFAVGLGVVLTTGLAFVVSKNLSRPLLKMNEVAERMAVGDFQGEVNVTTRDEVGRLGMTFNYLANRLKSTIEDVSKEKEQLSGIITSMEDAVISADLNGWITLANPSAKKWLRTFFLSEQGKLDNNQLPKELFELEQRVLVSHEVQEYEMTWQGRTIIVTMTPLYEHTAKTLRGAVAVLRDVTEERTLDRLRKDFVANVSHELRTPLAMLQGYSEALLDGFDDDPEQRRELTSIILDETLRMRRLVNDLLDLAQLQSGQFFADDDPVDVDQLVKRVARKYSALAAERNIQLVTEVAESETYIVKGSEDRLEQVVINLVDNAIRHTQEDGSVRLRLHRTGDFCKMQIADTGTGIPAADLPFIWERFYKVDKARTRSKGGTGLGLSIVKNIVESHHGEVLVESEEGIGTVFTVILPIA
- a CDS encoding cytochrome c biogenesis protein ResB, with product MKEVKVSQHSSQQIHRGRKRNQKTLLDGIWGFFVSVRVAIVIIVIIAVSSVIGTVIPQENAIPSSDPANYYAAKYGTIGKIVYQFGFTNMYTSWWFLTLLLLLATSLVICSWERIVPLYKSLQHQVVQKSVLWLQQRKIYVQISEQLPFSDACEGVPESAGTNSAFTKLMKTLSQKRYKLKTDGDSFLAEKGRFSRFGPYILHVGLLIVIAGAFSRVIPGWYFDTMLAIPEGQTVQVPHTNFSIRNDKFTIHYYTDGRPSLYETKVSIVRNQKIVKTANIQVNHALEFDHLQFLQSSFEDPYFETATITFSKPGSKQILGSFPVDFAHPKFAYHSGAYTIHVVNYYPEFKMENNQPTTESNVPRKPTFLFQVEGPGIAKPSPQAFFAFFPILSHLEKGTPVEFMIRDIVKNQPTILRVHKDLGVPIVYFGCVIIVLGLILSFYFQHRLIWGRREEGVLHIGAQTNKNWLGLSRELETVISGQLGLPMGEGGSIVVKRK
- a CDS encoding response regulator transcription factor, with amino-acid sequence MPELQPKVLVVDDEERIRRLVKMYLERNSFFVEEAENGEEALEKALNHDYSVIILDLMLPGMDGRNVCAELRQHKDTPVIMLTASGDEVNRIHGFELGADDYVVKPFSPRELVMRVKALLKRSQAGTAINATTNISQIMTFPHLTIHLESRKVNVQEEEVSLTPKEYELLCYLASRPEKVFSREELLRDVWNYQFYGDQRTVDTHIKRLREKLGHVSEDVAAMIVTVWGVGYKFEVPE
- the ccsB gene encoding c-type cytochrome biogenesis protein CcsB, producing MLSVSNWLYVVSFFGYMFSTILYIIGVTGKKIRFKHPLSKGNIWTHWGYRSAIVGVVAHLLAILLRGLVEQHIPVSNMFEYMSFWAFCIMLAFVTINAFYKFTVLGAFASPIGVVILGYASVFPTREMPLIPALQSYWLNIHVSTAALGEGILTIGFAAAFMYLLNVTNMHEKNSSTKFLEFTLFLFLTLFSFVLVSLLFKFLHYSVEDQGSGLAYDLPPLIGSSKSGSITHWIGLPLPLVKIPSSLQAVNQVLKLNTVLWSLFGGSVLYIGLRMLLRHPLVEVVGKWVKELDASILDELSYRAIAIGYPVFTLGALVFAMLWAQEAWGSYWSWDPKETWALITWLYYTAYLHLRLTKGWEGKKSAWMAVAGFVVILFLLVGVNFMIVGLHSYAGASM